The DNA window attttattttatttttattttattttattttatttttattttattttattttattttatttattatttatttttaatttttttttttttttttcctcttgTGTTCCTAGGTTCATAATTTTTCCTATTATATGTGTCCTTctatgtattaaaaaaaaaaaagcaaaatTACGAGTTTGATAcaaaatttatacatataaataattatatattttttttaaatatagcaataatataaaaatgtaaattgaaaatataaaaaaaaaaaaaattctgagTTTGATACAAAATTTAtacatgaaatatatatattttaaatatatgaataatataatagtGTCAATTGaataaattcaaaaaaaaaaaaaaattatgagtTTGATACAAAATTTAaacatgtaaatatatatatatattttaaatatatcaataatataatagtgtaaaatgataatattaaaaaataaataaaaaatataaataaatatatatatatatatatataatttccaACACCTCCCacccccaaaaaaaaaaaaaaaatataaatataaataaatatatataaataaatatataaatatatataaatataaatatatatatatataatattaaaaatctaccattatgaaaaattttctgtttttttttcttttttgcattaattttatcatttttgtcATAATGTGAACCCATAAAGAATTgatatcatatataataatatatatattattatatatgtataaatattattttttttaaagaataatttattatgacATAGGAGAATTTTTGTAAagatctttcttttttttttttcttttggaatcatatatatatatataattataaaagaaagaaaaatgcAGAGAGCATGTGAAATGGTTGTATCTTTATTACGAACAGATTCCATGACTCAAAAATGTCCATTCCATGTTTTGAATGTTCAAATTTTGGAGTTATTACAAAAAGAAGGTCTTATCAGAGGTTTCTCTATTAAAGGCACAAAAATAGATATACTACTAAAGCATTATAAAGGAGCAccagtaaaaataaataaataaataaataaatatatatataataagttatatatttataaagagaataaataaaatatgataatgcGCCAACATTTTTTATccaaacatattatatatatatatatatatatatatatatatatatatattaatatgtttgtatatattaaatcttGTTCTTATAGGTCATTAGAAATATCCGGGTTGTTTCAAAACCTAGTCGAGATATTTGGCTAACTCCCCATGAACTTAAATTTCGGACGAGATTTAACACAGGCCTTTGGGTTATGCAAACTAGCTGTGGTGTTATTAGTCATAGGGATTGTATTCGAATGGGAATAGGAGGGAAAATGTTATTTGCTGTAAATAATGGTTATCAACATTTTTGTTAAATTGTTTAAGCAAATAATCGTAGATGCacatttcatattttaaaaataaaaggaattgAAATCATAACAAaccattatttttaaaatagcacatatatatatatatatttatttatttatttgttatagtTTACTTATtagatataaattttttgaaaatatttcatttgtatatataatgttccttttttatttttcatattatttatatatttatttttatttttatttatttgtaaatgttatgtattatatataatttaataaactcatttgttataatattatataaaaaattttcgccttttaaaaaaatattattttccaaaaataaatatgtacaataaattattattaacatatatatatatatatatatatatatatataattatatcatGTACATATTTCTTATCTGTATTAATTTCCTTGAAATGAAAACtgtaacaataaaaataagaccTATtgcaaatataaaataatatatactctTATTATCATGGTATATAACACaatgaatataattcttttctttaaatcaagaaattatatatcatattttttccttcAATTAACATATTAAGATTTAGTAATATATGAAAACACTAATaaacaatttattttttatttaattgtaGGGACGATTTAAATacttttattcatttatttaattattatatagacaaaatttttatatatataaatgaataataatttttcatacaatggaaaagaaaaacatttgtatatattatatatatatatatataattcaaatattaatttttttttaaatatatagaaaaaatataacatatgcATTATTAAAAAGAGTTGTTaatctttataattttaacagTTAATTTCAAGTCACAATGCATAATGTTccttttttgttcttttaaaaataacattataaaaaaaatgaataaactTATATTTAATAGTTAAATggtatcataatttttattataataattacaataaAATTGTACTACTTTTATAAAAGGAGGACAAATTTACATCCTTTTAtgtaaatagaaaaaaaaatttatgtcATGTACTCTtagattatatttatatattatatatatatataatatattataacgaaccgcaaaaataaatagggaataaaaaaatacacggaattttttttatgcattgcaaagaaataaaaaaaaaaaaaaaaaaaaaaaaaattatgttattttaattcacagaattatatattatagatatatatatatattatatcaaattCATTGTGTTTGaaactttatatttatttatttattaaacttTTGAAAATGTCATTTGACGATTTAACTGATAATACCAAATCTCTAAGGAATATTCCTGGAGCGAAATATATAGttaggaaaataaaaaaaaaaaaaatatgaaagttttgtatatataaaattattaaatgttcaatagtttttattaaatattgaaatttaatatttgttttattgtcctttaaaaaaaaaaaaaaaaaagaaaaaaaaaattttattttcattttgttacatttcttattttatacaGGAACATATCGCAgaatttttacaaaataaaaatgaggaAAATATACTCCGCCAAGCAAGAGAACttttattgtaatatatactTAATAGAAACTTATGCACTTTGaaaaatatggaaattatatatatgtttatatatttatttatttatttttcattttatgttgtttttttgttaaatgtgatgaatgaattatttattattgttcTTCATATAGAACGCTTATCCATATGttgtattcttttattttacgtcctatacatatatatatatatatatatatataccctcattattatatctttattttttaaatgtaaaaCTGTTTTAATGTGATTTGTTTGTTTACaggaaatataaatttatggAACATTCCTTTGTAACTAGACAAGTGAAcactcaaaaaaaaataccagAATTAACAGATGCCTTAAGAGTTGTGAAAacttttcaaaaaaaaaaggtatacatatataatacatacatatatatatatatatatatattatttatttgtttatgtttttccttttaataGCAAATgggaaaaaacaaaaatttagTAACATTATTTCCCGTGGAAGAATCTTTGTTTGCTAAGGGAATCATCGAAAATTTTGACAATATTATGTTATGGCTAGgggtaaataaaatattcaataAATTAAAGATACTCAcccatataaatattcacatatatatatatatatattgatttatttggttgtttttatttattaggCTAACGTAATGGTTGAGTTTACCTTTAATGAAGCTATAAATCTTTTAAATCAACACTTGCAAAGAGCAATAAATTTATTCAAAGAATTGGTAACtacatgtatttatatttttacatttaataaaataactgcacataaaatattgtttatgcaaaattatataatttataaattttaagtgaattaaaaaaaaaaaaaaaaaaattacatatacttgttaataatttttttaggaTGAAGAATTATCTTGGTTGCATCAACAAATATGCACAACagaaattaatatatcaagAATTCATAATTATGttgaaatgaaaaaaggaatgaaagaaaaagaagctGATAATAAAACTGAACAAGTAAATTAAATGGAATGGATGATTTTCATTCCTTAAAATTTTAATGTGTTCATGTTATATTGTATACATGTCTCAAATGATTATTTCTTTGGAACatcatatatgaaaaaaaaaaaaaaaaaaaaaaaaaatatatatcaacgCATTcatgtttttataattaatgtttttttcaaatatagtataaacaaattatatatatatatatatatatatttatgtttatatttatatattctcttttattttatttatttatttattttttttttttttccattcaTTATATCATAACATCgttataaacaaaattataaaataaaataaaaagaataaaatgataaaaactTTTGGGGGAGGTGTAAACACATTTATATGtgcttatatatttctacatATATGGTTATACAAATTACTAATTatatcatttctttttttttttctgtatatTTGTGTGCacagaattaaaaaaaaaaaaaaaaaaaaaaaaaaaaagacataaaaaattaggactgtacataatttttttcattttttctcttGCTTGTTCAGGTTGTTTTATATTTCggtattttaatatttttttttttttttttaaatcgtGTATTATggctatatttatttaaattttatattgaaatttattcttttattcttttattattttgtcaTTTTAATCTAAACATGTGCATATTTGTTCTCAAGAACATGATGTTGTAGAGAacaaatgaacaaaataaaaatgtaaatggaataattaataattcatttaaaaGATCTATTCTTCTGATATAAatgcataaaaaaaaaaacaacaaatTCATATGTAAACTTAAATTataacttttattattttttccaaCTTGTATAAATTAACCCTTTTACACTATGAAACCGtgcttatatatttttttataatatatatattttttttttaagaggaaaatattgtataaacaaaaattaatatatatatttatttaaaaaaaatttataggttaatataatttttaagttctattatatttattttatataacataaatgCAACCTTGAAAATAATggttaataatatacataacacattttatatatatatcttttcaaTAAATGAATCGtgattttctattttattatagaTTGGGATGAACCATGATTTTTTGTCTGCAAACTTTGTTGGATATCCaatggaagaaaaaaaaacattgtaatgataaaaaaaaaaaaaaaaaaaaaaaaaaagaatttgtTATATACGTAAccaatattgataatatgtGCTAATTAAATTACTTTAATCATAtctatatgtatattcttataatatcTGTAGGTGTTACGAAGatttgaatataaataaaaaaagaacaacTCCTTTCAAATATGTTAACATtcatatgaaataaaaactatataatataaaacattttatataataaaaaaaaatatatgtatatatcatttataagaTCAATTTTCCATATTTCAATTCTTTGGTAGaacaattttaataattatgagTACTTAAAAGAATTAGACGATCTCCGGgaatataaaagaatgtatatataatatatgtctataaaaaaaaagagaaaaaacaactatttcatatatatatatatatatatatatatatatatttatatgttttgaatttttttttatttatttatttagaaCTTccgaaaaaataaaaaaatatgaaagttctatatattcatataagaATCAATTGAGAAATGTAAacgtaaaaatatatatataatataatataataaacaattattatttaaattatacatttatgaatatattttttttttaccttgTATAGAAAAACAAACTTGATGgaggaaaaataaatttaaaattaataaatatatttgttaacaatatatgtgatataaTAGAATACCTATGTtctgatataaataaatcagGTAATTAGAATGAAttgttaaaattaaaaaattgtaaaaattAAGATATAGAAaaggtatataatatatatattaatacatatatgtcaAATTTatgttgttttatatttttagtcTTATCCGTTCTTCCTTTTATTCATACCATATTGAATACAAGTCCCAtagtaataaataataataaatataaatatatatatatatatatatatatatatgaaacatATAAAGATTATTTAGGCACGCATATTTGtaattacatttatatataattattttgtgaataatattataataaatatggtgtattcaaaaaatatatatatatatatatatatatatatatatatatatatttttttttctttttagagagataagaaaatataccAGTGTTCCAAATTAATCCATATAACTTTAACCCAGTTGAACTGTAAAAATGTAGTGCATAATAAAGATGAAATTCTTAGAGAAGAGATCGAAAAGGACGATGATTTAAGGACCCATAAATTAGACGATTTAGAATGGTTAGCTTGTGAAACTAATGATAAAGGTTGGCTAGCTATTAGCGACAGATGGGAAACATGTCCCAAGGATTTAAAATGGTTATGTgtgaaaagaaataatagaTCATGGATATTATATCGTCATATATGGGAAAACAGTTCAGAtgatttgaaatatatagcTATATTGtttgatgataaaaaatggctacatttatataaaatatggaaGCTCATTCCTTTAAGTTTAAAATTTAAAGCGATAAACTCAAGGGATGTTACTATTTGTAAACCATCATTAAgtgaaattatttataataatatatataataatgatatatatgatgatgaaaattttgtgaatataaattcatataattcatcatctataaaaaataattatagaaCTAGTAGTATGATGGGAAATTATTACTtgagatataataatatggatgaaAAGATATGGTCATCAAAATTGTATGAGAACATGCAAAAAAGAGAGGATGCTTTAGAAGAATCTTTaaaatatgatttatataaagcacaaatgaaaaaaaaaaaaagtgatgataataataaagataaacatatattGAAACATATAAATGCAAAAAAAAGTGTAATTAAAAATGGAGCTGATAACTTAAATGATAAATTGTTAATGTTAAAAGAAATCGAAAAggataaaaaggaaaatgaaAGTTTTAAAAATGGAATAATACATTCTATTCATTCATATGAAGAAGACAAAGAAAAACAATATGGTTCCGATAGCCGAGTGGTAATTCAAAAAGGTATGAGTAAAAGTGTTCTACATGAGGAAGGGGGGAttacaaaaaagaaagaagaagACAAACAAATTGGAAAGGATGATAAAAGGGATATAATTTCACACAACCAATTAGACATAAATACAATTAACAAAAGATTAAATTCAAAATttagtttaaaaaaaagttgtaaagaaaattttattaaaaatatgttatttaataaaataaatatacaacaaaaagtagataataataataataataataataataaccaatatgaagaaaaaaataaaagtaatgatgaaaagaaaaagttaGATGATAAGAATGACATACTAGAATATACAATATCagaaatacatattttaaagaacgaagatataaaaatagataatacaaataaaaatgaaattcagttgttagaaaaaaaagaaagtgaaaaaatgaagaataatatacaaaaaaagaagttaccatcattaaaaaatatgttaaaaatgaaagaagaatgttatttaaaaaaattctcaaaaatgacaataaaaaaaagtattttaGAAGAATGTGTATCTAGTATacaaaacaaacaaaatagTAAGAGCATAGAAATTTTTGATGACAGCTCAAGTGATGAATTTATAGATACTAAACATAGTTATTCTATAAAACAtgatgagaaaaaaatatctaaAAGAACAGTACcacttttattaaataagttgtctaaaattaaattggaaaatataaagaaattccctatccaaataaaaaaacaaaattttaaagaacacattattaatatgaaagAAAAGGATGCTTTGAAAACAGATGAGAAATATACTAATAGTTTATATCATGAAAATGTGCAATATGAaaagaatgataataaacatattttaaaagtagGTACGTCTAATGATATGCAGGGTGTTGTAGGAAAAGAAACGTTATTAATGGGTGAGTCTTTCAAAAGTGAGGATATTAAtggtatataaaaaaaaaaatatatatatgtatatatatatatatatatatatatatatatatatatgatatatttagacaaatggaataatataatgaatctttttttatttttatttttatttttatttattttttttattttttatttttattgcaGAAAAGGaaattgaaataaataaagagcAGAAAGACGAGGACATAAAAAAGGTAATactaatagtaataataataaatataataataaatatatttaatatatttaatattataatgtgtaataatttatttattcgcTTGTATTATATAGGAGCATCAAGGAATGGTTACAAATTATTTTACAGATTTATTTAATGCATTTAATTTTGTTAATACTCCAAAGGAGGTAGGTAGCTTTtttgatttaaaaaataatgaggataaaatattattcgaCGATAATTTAATACGAAAAAATTGCGATTCATGggaagaaaatgataaaagtgacgatgaaaaagaatattcAATAGAAAAggcaaataataataaagatgtgATGaagttaaatataaaatcaatGAATTCAGAGATGATAATGGaaggaaataatataaatgaagaaaatataaaaaatgataatgatattcTTACTAATAGTAAAAATatggaagaaaataaattaccatatataaaaactttGAGAAgtttaaaatttaataaattcgctataaagaataatttaaaaggGTATTcaataaaagaagaattattaacaaaaataaaaaagaagaataatgaagaaaaaataatatctaTGGAAAGTAcagaatataaattaaaagaaagtAAATACCAGAGTAattcttatatatgtaaagatccaatattacaattttatactaataaaaaaaattcctcatttttaaaagattCACAGGATTGTTCTATGAAAAATAATCCTAGTAATATTTTACGAAAGATACTTGATTCTGATTTGtctaattttaataatatgaataaaaaaagaatggcAGCTGATGAAATTGCTAAGCATACAAATGCTTCACTTTATATAACAGTTAAGAGAAAGGCATCACAGTCTTCTCTGACAAattcattaaaaataatacctaagataaaagaaaaacccaaattatcattttgaagaaaaaaataaaacatacacatacatatatatatatatatatatatatatatatatatatatatatatttatatgtacatatttttatttatacaattattacatttataatatttacaatatttataatattaccaTATATGATTTTCTTCAAAttgttaaattttttaatttttactataaaatgtatgttatgtaaaataaataatataaacattaaacatacacatatataaatatatatatatatatatatatatagtacatACCAAAAAGATGTAAtgtcattttatatatttaacacATTTCATAAAACAACACGCTGCTGTGGCTAGAAGTATACCACACATATCAGTAAATGCAGATGAGAGAGcaaaaaacattttttgtgacttatcatttatttcGTTTATATGTTCTTGTGCTTCTTTCTTtaaattttgtaattttttattaaaaaagatattatcTCTTTTTCTCTTTTGTATAACAGAATCACATgcattaataattaaataattttttagtGTATTTAAAGTATGGTTGTTTGTTTCAATTATTTGACAGTCCTTAATATTCATAGTCTTCTTATTTATGTCTTgtgtattattatgtatatttatattatcattaatattattaataatattgttattgTCTGATTTGTGGTTTAAAAGATATTTACCATTTTGTaacatatcatttttataattatttaattcatcatTTGTTACTTTATTTGAATTTATGACATTgtgttttttaattttatataatgatgatataccATAAAAGCTAGAAATTAAATATGGTACCATTAAAACAGAACAGTGTATAGGTATATTTTTCCAAATAGCCCAtttcttaaaatataaagaacaCAAAGAACATATAAAAGCCATAGATCCTGATGGATGTATAAGCAAAAAATCAACCATCCTTAAAGATTCTacttcttttaaaaatttaaagaattGTAAACTTATAAAATTCGAAAATATAGAtccacataaaaataaagatatatattttagaggtccataatatttttcaagaAAAcatgaagataaaaaaaaagtgcaTAATTGAATTGAACactgtaatatattttcattaataaaaaaggcacatgttatatattttatattaaaaatatttgtatttatatccaTTATtccttttgttttttcattattatgtaaaataaaatatttatctaaataacttattattttatctacCTCTAATCTAATACTCTTCTCATTATcacaattttttaaattatatattaaaaattttagtAAACCTGATATACCTATCATACCTATAATTATAGATATAGATGCATATGGAAATGATTTACTTTCTGGGTAACTAAGAATATCTGAtactttttctttcttttcataatgattatttttctctttttcaaATTCTTTATATTGTCCTTTATGATTCGTACAAtaagttatattttttttttggtaaatCATATCATTTCTAAATAAATCAAACTTacattttttcaaaaaattataatcattCTTTTGTTCTGGCCTCTTattcaaatgataatatctTATATTCAAACCTTTTTCAActaaaacatttttatgaaaaaaattactcACAAAATTTCTTCTGTTTTTTAAGTGATAAAACATTTTTGTATTCTACCTTAACAATCTTAAacatttatcatttattatcatatgcatgacatctttaatatttttttagaaacaagaaaatataatacaatcaAATGATTATTCGATaggatattatatatatatatgtatatgtatgtatatttttttttttttttttttttttttttttgtgtaactTTATTATACTATTATATAAGCACactcttttaataatttttcatctttCATTTTGGTCAGTTCCCAAAATATGTGTTTCATATTTCCttcaaaacaaaaattaaatcaATAAGAATTTTAAAATGGATTAATAATAaggttatatataatgcttaagaaaaaatgaaaatcacataaaaaaaaaaaaataaaaaaaaaaaataaaacatatattaaaatgatggcaaaatgaaattttttactcaaaaatcaaaaaggttattctatatatatatatatatatatatatatatatatatatatgtgaaaattaattaaattctcataataaattaaaaaggaTAGTGTAAAACATAAacgaataaataaatgaacatatatatatatatatatatatatatatatagttgtgttttaaaatgataaaatataaagtactatttttgatattattacatataaaaattccatataatattattatctattagttatatatatttttattttttaatatataatattataccaAAGGATCATCTTCTTTCATATTATCTTTCTCAAATGAGGAAAATTCACTAATATCACCTGTATTTACAATATATCTGTTTCCAATTTTTTCatcctttaatttttttgctATGTTAACTACAGATGTAGAAGGTTTGTATTTAGCTTCTTTAATCCACGCtctaccaaaaaaaaaaaaaaaaaaaaaaaaaaaaaaaaaaaaaaaaaattatacaaacatata is part of the Plasmodium sp. gorilla clade G2 genome assembly, chromosome: 7 genome and encodes:
- a CDS encoding mitochondrial ribosomal protein S8 precursor, putative, yielding MQRACEMVVSLLRTDSMTQKCPFHVLNVQILELLQKEGLIRGFSIKGTKIDILLKHYKGAPVIRNIRVVSKPSRDIWLTPHELKFRTRFNTGLWVMQTSCGVISHRDCIRMGIGGKMLFAVNNGYQHFC
- a CDS encoding prefoldin subunit 3, putative, whose product is MSFDDLTDNTKSLRNIPGAKYIEHIAEFLQNKNEENILRQARELLLKYKFMEHSFVTRQVNTQKKIPELTDALRVVKTFQKKKQMGKNKNLVTLFPVEESLFAKGIIENFDNIMLWLGANVMVEFTFNEAINLLNQHLQRAINLFKELDEELSWLHQQICTTEINISRIHNYVEMKKGMKEKEADNKTEQVN